A window of the Lactuca sativa cultivar Salinas chromosome 7, Lsat_Salinas_v11, whole genome shotgun sequence genome harbors these coding sequences:
- the LOC111904221 gene encoding ATP-dependent Clp protease proteolytic subunit-related protein 1, chloroplastic, producing MATSLLLSPLSAPTVDNNRESSSSSALFLKSSFLHNTTHFLHAPSTKDAAIRRRCFRSPVTAADKSLDYIPKQFREGNLKDGLMENYKNVPQYLYGLSPTQMDMFMTEDNPVRKQAESVTEETISSSHNYLNHGGMWTLSGTNNRGPAKYSMSVSMYRGGGGRASGRPRSAPPDLPSLLLDARICYLGMPIVPAVTELLVAQFMWLDYDNPAKPIYLYINSSGTQNDKMETVGSETEAYAIADIMAYCKSEVYTVNCGMAFGQAAMLLSLGTKGFRALQPNCSTKLYLPKVNRSSGAAIDMWIKAKELDTNTDYFLELLEKGIGKPKDEIRKDIQRPKYLQAQEAIDYGIADKIISSRDNAFEKRNYDEILAQSKAARRGAGGGAQAAPSGFR from the exons ATGGCGACGTCGCTACTCCTTTCACCTCTATCTGCTCCGACAGTCGACAATAATCGGGAGTCAAGCAGTTCCTCCGCCCTGTTCTTGAAATCGTCTTTTCTCCACAACACCACTCATTTCCTCCATGCTCCTTCAACGAAAGATGCCGCAATTAGGAGAAGATGTTTTAGATCTCCGGTCACCGCCGCCGATAAATCTCTGGATTACATACCGAAGCAGTTTAGGGAAGGAAACCTTAAAGACGGAT TGATggaaaattacaaaaatgtccCTCAATACCTTTATGGTCTGAGTCCTACACAAATGGACATGTTCATGACAGAAgataatcccgtaagaaagcaaGCAGAATCCGTCACAGAG GAAACAATTTCATCATCTCATAATTACTTAAACCACGGAGGAATGTGGACCCTATCAGGAACGAACAACAGGGGGCCCGCAAAATACAGTATGAGTGTCAGCATGTATCGCGGAGGTGGCGGCAGAGCTTCCGGAAGACCTAGAAGTGCACCTCCTGATCTTCCATCACTGCTTCTAGATGCTCGTATTTGTTACCTAGGAATGCCt ATTGTTCCTGCAGTGACTGAGCTTCTTGTTGCTCAATTTATGTGGTTGGATTATGATAATCCAGCTAAGCCTATTTATCTTTACATCAATTCATCTGGAACAcag AATGACAAAATGGAGACAGTGGGGTCTGAAACAGAAGCATACGCGATTGCTGACATCATGGCT TACTGTAAGTCAGAGGTGTATACGGTCAACTGTGGGATGGCATTTGGTCAAGCAGCAATGCTATTGTCTCTTGGAACCAAAGGGTTTCGTGCATTGCAGCCGAATTGTTCAA CAAAATTATATCTACCAAAAGTCAACCGGTCAAGTGGGGCAGCAATTGACATGTGGATTAAGGCAAAGGAATTGGATACAAACACGGATTACTTTCTAGAGCTACTTGAAAAGGGAATTGGAAAACCGAAAGATGAAATCAGGAAAGATATTCAGAGGCCTAAGTATTTACAAGCTCAAGAAGCCATTGATTATGGGATTGCTGACAAGATTATTAGCTCAAGAGATAATGCTTTTGAGAAGCGG AATTATGATGAGATTCTTGCGCAATCGAAGGCGGCAAGGAGAGGTGCGGGTGGTGGTGCACAGGCGGCGCCTTCTGGATTTAGGTAG